The Flavobacteriales bacterium genome includes the window AGTCGTCATAAGAATAGTTACTCATTATCATTGGGCAAGTGGAAACACATATCCTAAGACCACTGTATTGTTGTGGCCAGTCGGATACCGTCCAAAAAAGTATGGCTCAAAGATTCAATACATCAATTTGAACTAGCTGGTGAATCTGGTGTGTGTTTTATTGAAATTACTTCTGGAGAGTTTAAACAGCAGTATAAAGTAATTAAGGAGTAGCGGAGTCGATGGCAAAAGAAAAAGGGTCTCAGACAGCCATGGCCCCCAATCATAGGTCATAATATTTATTGTTATGCCCCATATTAGTTAATACAAATCTGAATTACTATTTCATAAATAAGCAAACTGCTTTGGAAATACAGCTATTTTTTCACGAGAGCATGTTGAATAATTATTTGCTTCGCGATCACTTTATCATCTTTTTTGATCCTCATAATATAGACACCCTCTTCAACATCAGAAATATCAATTCTCGCAATTTTTGACAGGTTTTGAAATCTTTTCACTTGTTTTCCTAACATGTTGACAATATGTATTTCATGATTTCCCTCGGTTTTAAAACGAATGGTTATTACCGTATTTACTGGATTAGGGTAAATTTCTATACGTTCAATAATGGTATTAATGGCTCCAATAGGATTTGAGATTATTAATGAATAATTAATATCTTCGTAGAACCCTTTATTGGGTGTTTAGCAGATATTTATTGTCTATAATATGCAAAATAAGTTAGATCAAGACATCTTAAAGAGATTTTCTCTTAATGAAATCTTATGTTTTTCATTAGAAGACGTAGCATTAGAATATCCATCTAAAACTAAAAAGTACCTAACAAAGGTCCTTGGAAAGATGGTAACAGAAGGGATATTGATGAGACTAAAAAAGGGGTTGTATCATATTGTTCCCTTAAACGAGGATGTTAGTCATTTCATTCCTGATTGGCATCTGGTAGCCAAATATTTGATGAGCAATAAAAAATACTACATAGGGTACTATTCAGCCATGCAAATACACGGACTTATTACACAGCCTAGTCTGAAAGAAATTATAGTTACTAATGTTCAGGTTAAGCCTAATAAATTTTTTATTAAGAATACTGAATTTCAGTTTGTGCATCATATTGAAAAGAGATTCTTTGGTTTTGAAAATGTTTGGATAGATGATTACAACAAGGTAA containing:
- a CDS encoding T9SS type A sorting domain-containing protein, encoding MNYSLIISNPIGAINTIIERIEIYPNPVNTVITIRFKTEGNHEIHIVNMLGKQVKRFQNLSKIARIDISDVEEGVYIMRIKKDDKVIAKQIIIQHALVKK
- a CDS encoding transcriptional regulator, which encodes MQNKLDQDILKRFSLNEILCFSLEDVALEYPSKTKKYLTKVLGKMVTEGILMRLKKGLYHIVPLNEDVSHFIPDWHLVAKYLMSNKKYYIGYYSAMQIHGLITQPSLKEIIVTNVQVKPNKFFIKNTEFQFVHHIEKRFFGFENVWIDDYNKVKCSDLEKTLADVLSKPHYGGGMVEIGKAIYETKEKISKDKLFNYLEQQESNAAIKRYLFLCDLLDMWTAYHEGMLLKIGTSISVFDTTAPDEGKANHKFGLRINIDPKDIREAIYT